Sequence from the Elephas maximus indicus isolate mEleMax1 chromosome 13, mEleMax1 primary haplotype, whole genome shotgun sequence genome:
CTTGGTGTAGGAAGCACAGAAAAAGGGCTGCTAAGTAACAGGCCAGGTGAGTAGGAGACACGCGCGGGACTTGCTTTTGTGCCCGTGCAGACTGACTGGGCCATCGAGCTGCAGCTGTGGCTCTCTCCTGAGGACGGACAGCTGActcatctcttctttccctctcgTCCCAGGGGAAATGGTGTCCTGCTAGAGGGAGAACTGGTGGATGTATCTCGGCACAGCATCTTGGATGCCCACGGCAGGAAGGTGAGGGTGCATCCTGGGCGGCACCTCAGGGCACTGCTTTACACCAGGGGAGCCTGGATCATAACTGAAAAGACAACACAGGCACTAAACCCAAATAGTGTGTTTGGGCTGGGATTGGGAGCCTGAGAGCAGGAAGGGGTGAGGTGGGTGGTTTAGGACTAAACCTGTGGAATGCTCTGAGGAGACCCTGTCACCTTCTCATGGAACAATTAGTGGGACCAGGAGCCTTGCTAGGGGGTCAGGATGGGCGGCTCTTCATTCTGAGAGGCTAGGGCCCAGACCCCTGTCTTTTGGTCTGGTGGTTTCCACTGCCCTGAGGTGGAAGATGAGGTCACAGCAGGTTAAGGACCTATgtgggtacagggtcagcagtgaTGCTCCCCTTCTGGGTACCAGCTCTGTTCCCAGGAAATTGTgtgcatgtttaattttttggaattagattattATAAATGTATTGCTGGAGTTTGTTGTTCGGAGCTTTGTAAAGTGGTAAAGCTCTTGGTGTGGGCTTGCTTATCTTTCAACATCACTGTTTGTGGCGGGATGTTTTGGAATGTGGGGCTTTTATAAAGCAGGTCACTGTGTGGACCTGGACCTCCATGCGTGTACAGCAGGAGGATGTGGGAAAGGCTGCTCTTTTCTGGCCCTTGCTCCCAGCCTGCACATGAAGTCCACCCTGTCAGTGGCTTCGTTCCATGTTGAAGCCCCATCTACTTTTGCCCTCTCAGCTTCCTGGGGTCATGTACTGTATCACTACCCCATCTCAGGTATCCAAGGACACACCTGGTGCTCACCATGTCATACTAGCCTGCATCTCTTTCTGGGCACTAGTTCTGAATTTCCACCCCCCTTTCAAATAGCACCACCCAGATGTGTTCACAACCTTAACTCCCTGATATCTAAAACTGAGCTCATCATTACACCCTGTCACGGTGGCTGGAGATGCTACATGGAGCCTGCCTTTCTCTTCTACACCCCACAGGAACAGCCTTAGTTCCCAGCTCACCAGTATTTCAGTATTTTCATGCCAAGAGATGCTTTGCTACAGCCTCCCCTTCTTAGCAGGTGTGTCAACAGGGTAAGCACACCAACTCAGAATCCCTGGCCAGCCTGCCCAGGAGTGCCCATCGGTATGTCCATGCTGAGGCAGAACTCCTCCTGCTGGGCTGGCGCTCTCCCCAGCCCCTCTCCAAACTTGCTCCTCCTGAGTTCCTCATTCCTGATGACAGTGCCAAACTCCAGCCATCTTCCTCCCCCTTACAGCCAGATAAGCAATGCCAAGTCCTGTTGGGCTCCTACCTTGGCCGTTCGTCCTCCCCCCCTTCCCCGCTTCCCCGCTTCCCGTGTCATCTTACCTCTGATGGACCCTCAGAAACTCCAGCGTGTCCTAATATACCCTTCCACCTACCACTCCTGCCTTTTGGCTGCCCCCCAAAGCTCATTCCTGCCCTGCTACCAACTTCTGTTTCCCGAAAGACCCTCTGAGGGCCTCACTGCTGCTCCAAAGGATTCCTTCTTGTCCCAAGGCTGACTGAAGGCTTGTCTCAGACTGATCCTACTTGCTTTCCCAGCCAAGGCTCCCACAGGTCTTCTCCAAGTACCTCAAGTTGCTCAAATATGTATGTGGGACTCAACTTCTACATACCAGTCCAAAGCTCTTAATACTATTTCTATTCCCTTATCTCTGCAGTTGCAGGTTTCTCCACTCTTTGAGACTTTGCATTCCTTGTTTTTCCCAGGAAGTGgtctcttcttcaatcttctggAACATTTCATTGGCCTTGTTCTTACTAGAATAGCTGGCAAACGCAGTTATGGCATACTTCATGCTTGACACTGTGCGTGCTCTCCTATCTTGATGAATCCTTACAGCATTCCCAAAAGTAGACATGACATTGTTCCCATGTTACaggggaaatggaggctcagtagGGCTAGGAGTGATTTGTCCCAGGTCACACATCAGTTGGAAGAGCAGAGTGGCTTCCCTAGCCTGGGGCCCCTTTTCAGTACCCTTTCCATGACACCTTGGCTGCATCCACTCCTGCTTTATGGTGTTTGAGGTCCTTAGTGCCTTGTGTTTGGGTCATGGTTTTCTGTATATACTTTCTGTCTCTGACTGTGTGGATGCCTTGTGCCTGACCTGCTATGGACTCATAGCATGGCTCATTCTGTGGCAGGTACTTTATTGAACACACAGTGAATGAATGGGCAAATGGATATTTGAATGGGGACATCTGCCCAGCTTGAATATCTTTTAGAACTGAGGTGGTATTCTGGGGTCGAGGTGAGGTTGAGGAGGGTTGCAACCAGAGTTCGGGGCAGTTGTGTGTTGTGGTTGGGGGCAGTGAAGGCAGCTCCCTCACTCTCCCTCTGCTTGGCCACAGGAGCGCTACTATGTGTTGTATGTCCAGCCCAGTCGCATCCATCGCCGCAAATTCGACCCCAAGGGAAATGAAATTGAGCCCAACTTCAGCGCTACCAGGAAAGTGAACACAGGCTTCCTCATGTCATCCTACAGTAGGTATCTGCCCTATCTCCTTCACTGCTCTCCCACCAGTGTGGCCTTCCTAACCCCTGAGCCCCTTAGCCTCTAGAAAGTGCCTTCCtacggtacagttctactctgtcctatagggtcgctatgagtcgggatcgacttcgacggcactgggtatatatttatatactcatACGCTTATTTATACACTCACTCATATATGCACATTTGTAttattatgtatatgtgtgtgtatatatatgtagatatagataaatagatatagatatataagcagtgggttttttttatatagagagctatgttgttaggttgttcttaggtgctgtcaaatcggttCCATTGAAGTCAGACCCTAAGGGCCCTCCGTCTGGGCTAGACTCCTTCCTGCCCCCCATTCGTTCAGAAGTTCCCCGTTGTCCCATCTCAGGGCCAGGAGCCATCACCTGCAGACTGATAGGATCATCCACAACCTGGCTCTGGGCTCTaactgtgtgatggttaaggttatgtgtaaacttggctagtcatgattctcagtggtttggcagatattatgtaatcatcctcgattttatgatctgatgtgagcaaccaatcagttgaaaggggaatttccttggggagtgtggcctgcatctaatacatATAGCTTTTCTGGCAAAACTGCCctatctggatcctgcatttgactcctctgacctctgattcttgggatgcAAGCccgcagcctgctgtctgacctgccgattttggatttgtcagcccctgcaaccaagaatcaggagaagcctccatcctgatgccagacccatggatttgggacttgccagcctccacaactgtgtgagccatttccttgaaatgaatctctttctatataataaatatatatatataaaataatatatatattaattgtatataaataatgtatatgttaaattatatatatataataaatatctctttatatatatttatacagaaatatctggttttgctcctctagggaacccaattgtcttagtcatttagtgctgctgtaatagaaataccacaagtagatggctttaacaaacagaaatttattctctcacagttgaggagcctagaagtccgaattcagggctctagctctaggggaaggctttctctctctgtcacctcaggggggaggtccttgtttcctttcaacatctgtgggcctagCATTCCTCGCAaagctccatgtgtcttggcatcagtctttcccctgggtctaggaagttctcagcacagggaccctaggtccaaaggacgtgccctgctcccagttcttcattcttgatggtagtgaagtCCGTCCCCTCTCTgttacttctctctccttttatctcttgtaagatagaaggtgtgactcaagtaagGGCATGACTTGAGTAAGGTGGTGACTTGAGTAATGCCCTTTAGTAAtggtgtgactcaagatacaccccacactaatcctgtctcattaacatatggAGGTTTAAAATTTAtagcacataaaatggaggataattacacaacactgcaaaatggaggacagttacatcagatcacaaaaatggagggcggttacatgatactgggaatcatggcctagccaagttgacacatattttggagggacacaattcaatccatgacaagctgcTTTTGTGCAGAGCACAGGCCAAGTTCCTAGCAACCTCCATCTGATTCTTGGGACCTCTGCCATCTGGTTCCTTTTCCCTATTTTGGCCATAGAAGGACCTCTCTGCTGTCTGCCTCTGTACAAGAAGGTTTTGAGGTTGAGGTGGGAATTTATCCGTCCATCtatcattttattcattcatgttcTCACTTGATTGTTAACTCTCTGAACACTTAATGAGCATCTCCCGTGTGCCAGGCCCCATGCCTCAGTTTGGGAGTACAGGGATGAACAAGACCCATTACCTGCATTTAAGATGCCCTCAGTCTGGTTGAGGAGATGGACATATTCACACCAGACAGCCATGCCATAGCTCCTCTGCTGTACAGTTTGCTGAGTACCTGCAGAATGGATACTCAGAGGCCTACCTTACAGTGACTGTGAAAGTTAAATGAGGCAATACGTAGAGAACACTCAGCTCTCGCCTACTCAGAAAAGGCCCTCTGTTGGagtaacagaggaaaaaggagtgtcaggaataggagaaggaaatggaacatgtggctaattgcctccatgaacaactgcctcctttgccaagagaccagaagaactggatgctgcctggctaccattactgaaggtTTTGATCAAGGAGTCTAGAAGAATCTTGCtctaaagggggaaaatgcagaacagaatttcaaattctcatgaactctagactttctggaaccatggaagcttgataaacccctgaaaccattgccctgagataatctttaaactttaaaccaaaaatatcccctgaagtcttcttaaaaccgaataatcatttagcttaactaataaacaATGTCTGCCTGAGCATTATGGTCTTTCAgaatctatctgtatgggatcaaactgataacagcaacttgaaagatttggGAACAGTGAGTTTGTtggtgggggaggaacaattcagaaaaggagagtgagaatggctgcacaacttgaagaatgtaatcagcgtcactgaattgtacatgtaaaaattgttgaattggtgtatgttttgtgttTATTCTcaagaatagaaaataaatttttaaaaaagaagaaaaaaaggtctTCTGTAAGTGCTTGCTATTAAATCAATAATAACCCTTTCATGCTATGTGTCTGCAGAGGTGGAAGCCAAGGGGAACACTGACAGGCTTACTACCGAGGCGCTGAAGGGGCTGGTCAATAAGCCAGAGCTGCTTGCACTGACAGAGAGCCTCACTCCGGACCATACCGTGGCATTCTGGATGCCTGAGACAGAGATGGAGGCAATGGAGCTTGAGTTAGGGGCCGGGGTACGGCTGAAAACTCGGGGCGACGGCCCCTTCCTTGGTGAGCAGTGTGGCCCCCACTCTGGCATAATTCCGTGTGTGGCATGTAAGGGCTCCTGGTCTCCCTTCTGAGGCTCCCCCACCTTTCCTACTCAGAACTCATGGGAGCAGGCTGATCTGGTCTCTGTGGAGACATGACCCTTTGAGATTTATTCCTGAGTCCCTGGATAAGTGCCCTAGAGTCCTTAGGTCCTGGACGTTGGATCCTAGGGTGTTATCCAATCCCATGGTTCCTGTGAGTGCCTCTACAACCTAGTGCCTCTGGGGATCCCATTTAGGGCCTCACTTACTATACCTTGGCCTGGATTGAACAGTGGCTTAACCCAGTCCTAGGGGACCCACCAGGATGGAACCAACCCCCACTGTGTTTCCACCACCAGGAGGAAGGCCATTCAACTTCTGCTCTTCTTTCAGATTCGTTAGCCAAACTTGAGGCAGGAACAGTGACCAAGTGTAATTTCGCTGGTGATGGAAAGACAGGTGTGTCCTGGACAGACAACATCATGGCCCAAAAATCTTCAGAAGGGGCCGAAGTGGAGACCCGAGAGCAGGGAGACGGGGCAGAGGACGAGGAGTGGGTAGGTCAGGGAGACAGTGGTGGACCTGGGATTTATGtggttctatcttttttttttttttatcttttggcagTTTTATGTGTGTTGCTTGTAGCTGGGTGTAGGATGAGGAGGGGACAGCAGGATAAATCTTCAGTGGTGGGCTCATCTTTGGAACTCCTGAGAGTATGTTAGCTGTCAGGAAAATTCCTGCAAGATGTGCAGGGTGACAACctgtgtctcagttacctagtgctgctgtaacagaaataccataagtggatggctttaaagaacagaaatttatgttctcatagttctggaggcctaagtccaaatcaggatcttaGCCATGTAGATTCCTTCTGTGAGTCTCTATTCGTTTCCAGTGTCCACCAGCATTCATTCCTTGGTGTTGCTTGGCATTCGTCTTCCCCTGGtatgtgtttctgtgtctattctggtctttttataactcagaagtgattaggtttaggatccaccctacactggtatggtctcattaacataacaaaaggaaataGAGGGTCACATCCACAGATACAGGGAGTGGCATTTCAACACATTtgttggggaggaggggaggggataCAGTTTAACCCAGAACAACCTGGGACCTTTCTTtttggtgggtctgaactgtgTCTATGTGAAAGCGCCAAAGATTTATAAAAGTGAAGGGATAGGAAGAAAGGGGTACAGAGGAGAACCAGGGATGGTCATTCAGATCTCTCGAAGCCCTTTCACTTCAGGAGAATTCATTAGCCATGTCGAGCAGTGGAGCCAGTTGGATGAGtatttgttttctcctctgaTCTGGGCTCCCTGTCCAAAGTGTCTGGGAAATGACTGACTTGGTTCTTACTAGTCCGCCTAGTTTATCGCCAGGCTGCAGCCTATTCACAGTAGATTTGTTTTCCTGAGGTGTATTTCACCTGAAGATTTGAATCCATACCAAAGGCCCCAATTGAGCATTTAAAACAAACATCTTTCCTAACAGAAAAATGGGCAATTTATCTAggtgataaaaccaaaacaaaccaaacccactgccgtcgaatcaattctgactcatagtgaccctataggacagagcagaactgccccatacagtttccaaggagcacctagcagattcaaactgccgaccttttggttagcagccgtagcacttaaccactgtgccaccagggtttccctctaggTGATAAAGATGATGATTTTTTGTCAGAGGAAGCAGGGGCAGATTGAACAGAGGGCCTGGGTTCccttttctcttgataaagtagGTCTTGCACTGAAAAATGGTGGAGAGCTGCTGGGCCAGCTCCTGGGGCTAGCCCTAATGAGGGGAAGCCAAGGCAGGTGACCGAGGGCCTCACCAGTACCACATGAGGAAGCCTTGTTTGCCCAGTGATTTATGCAAGCCTTTTACTAAATGTTCTCTGTTTATGTCTCTTTACCCCCTTGAATTTCTACAGGATGACTGAGGTTAGTGGGAGATGGAGCACCGCCAGGGCCCATCAGCACCTTCTATGGCACTGTTGAGAGTTTCTTCCATCAACTTCCACTCTGGAGCTTGAGATAGAGAGCAGTCCATAAGCCTTACCTGATTCTTCCTACTGCCATCGTGGAACACCCTTTGAACAAGCTCTGCTAAAATCAAATCCAAGACCAAGACATTGGTGGTGGAGCCCCATGCTGTGGCTCATGGAGGGGCCCTCCCTGGATGTCAGTGTAGCCTTCCTAGACTTTTTCACAGTGGCCCTCGCCCTGGTGACAGCCTTGTTTTTAGAGGTAGGCAGTGGATGAGTCCCCCAGGGCAGTCTGAGATGAACTGGCTTGGTCTTGGTGCAGAGTTGGGGACCATCCCTCATCTGAATGGAGAGTGGCCAAGAGGGAAGGTACTAGGAGCACCTTCCTCTGTGCATGttttgcttcctgtgttccttccaCATTCCCACTCTCTCCCAGCCCCCACACTCTGTATTGCAGcctcttctctccttcttccaGCCTCCTTGTCCCCTATACCTTTCCCTTCCTCCTGGAAGTTCTGTATTCCTCCACTGATTCCATGCCACCATGGAGTTTCCTGTCTTCTGCCCTCCCTGGCTGGTTCCTGGTGGGTGCTGTTCTTGGGGAAGCCGACAGTATTCGCTGGTGTGGCTTCCTGGTCCTCACCTCTCAGACTCTACCATGCTGCATTTTTAACACCTTTTGTGTGGTGGTTTTGTACCTTGAGAACTTTTTATGAATGAGTAAATTTTCAGAAAAGAATTCTTCCACATTGACTGGATTATtgtcaggcataaatggtctccCAGCTGAGCAACATCCGTATTGGAAGGACGCCATTTCTCTTTGGTCATGAACTTTGCCTTGCTAGCCAATGTGTCCAAACCCAGGTCTGCAAAGAGATCTGGAGTTGAAATGTACATGTTCTAAGAATGGGTAAGGACTTAATGGCATGTGGATGGATCCTGCTTGACTTGGGGAAAGGAGGGGGGGTGATGGTGAACTAACAATTATTGAGTCCCTAATGAgtcaaggagtccctgagtggtgcaaacagttaacgtgcttggctgctaactgaaaggctggaagttcgagtccacccagatgctccttggaagacagcctggcaatctacttctgaaaaatcggtcattgaaaacccgatggagcacagttttaacacacatgaggttgccatgagtcagaatcgactagattgCAACTGGTAAACTGGTAATGTGTCAAACACTGTGCTAGATGCTTTCTGTGATAACAGCTATAGCCACCAACTATGAGTGCTTCCTGTGTGCTagtactgtgctaagcacttggattacttatttaatcttcacagcagtcCCGTGAAGTACATAtgatcattatccccattttttcaTATGAGACTGAAGCTCAGAGGCTTCACAGCTAGTATGTAGAGAAGAGAATTTAAATCCAAGCCGTCAGATTTCAGTGCCAGCAGTAATTATcgggacaccctggtggcacagtggttaaggatctggcagctaaccaaaaggtcggcagctcgaatccaccagctgttcattggaaaccctatggggcagttctactctgtcctatcgggttgctttgagttggaattgactcaatggcaacaggtttggggtttttccttttttggttttattctgatTCCATATACATATTACAGAGGAGGAAAGAGtcctcagagaggttaaacagCTTGCCTagagtcacacagctactaagtggcagagccaggattcaaatccaaagCTGTGTGAAATAAAGCTTATGCTCCTTCCACTGCCCTCTGCTTCCTTGGCCTACAGAAGGGCCTTGGACATAGGGGCCAGAGGGAGTCCAGGCTCTATGAAGCAGAGTGGTATTCCCAGACTCCAGGGGACTTGCTCAGACCCTTGACTACTGATCTTTCCAGGTTGGAACTGGCTCTATTGCTATCAATGGTTGAATAATTAATATTGCGTGTCCGGGTTTATTATCATAGTTCAAATGTTTGTTTATTCCCTGGCTCTATGGCTGTGGAGGCTCAGGGTTCACACTTCAGTTGGGCCACTTGAAGTCACAGGTCAATAAAACAAGCTTCTTTTCTCATTGCCTTTTTCATAGTCCATATCCTCACAATCTCTCACCTCAGTTATTGTAGTAGCTACCTCACTGGCGTCCTGTATCTGACAGCATGCTAGGACCTCAGTCATGGGAGTGGTCAGAGAGGTGGCTGTGCAAGAGGAAGGCTGTGGACACTGACGAATGGAGGCACCCAGTGGAGGCATCTTGTTGCCCAAGGCAATGTGGCCATAGAACATGGCAGGCTCTTAGGGGCAGGCCACCATTCCAAACAAAAAAGGCTCAGCCTGTCAATGGAGGAAGTCCTGAGGCAACAAAAAAGGCTTGGTGtcttggagaggctgtgagaAGGAAAGGCCACTGTGGCAGGAGCTCAGAGAATGGGTAGAAGTAGATGTGTTGGAGATGGGGCAGAGCATCTTAAGGCATGTTAAGGATTTTGGACTTAAGTCTGATCCCATGAGGGGTGGTAAGATCTGATTTGTATGTTTCAAAGATCACGTGACTGCAGAGAAACTGGAAGTAATGAACCCAATTAGGAAAACTGCCGTTATCCAAGTTAGAGGCTACAGTGGTTTCGTCTATAGCTGTGGAAGTGGAGGTGGGAAGAAGAAATGATTTGAGGGACATTCAGGGGCAGAATCAACAGGACTTGGAGGCCAAGAATGATGCCCAGATTCCAGATGAATGGTGGTGCTGTGGGGTTAAGGGGTGATGCTACAGTTCCGGGTAACCTCTTTGTTTAGCAGGAGCCCAGCCTGTGGCTAGGAAGCATAGGGAGCTGAGTCCAGCCCCCCCGGGGAAGaggaaaccctaaccctaagaaaaCCAAAGTGACTTGGGGGTAAGAATAGGGTTCCAGGCAGAGCCCTGATGGAGAGATGCTATGCTCAGGTTGTGTGGGCACTGAGGGCTCATTCTGGCACCCTGGAGAGAAGGCATGATGATAGCAAGTCTCAAGCTCCCCAGAAGATGGTAAGGCCAAGGCCTGATTTAACTGTACCTCCTGCCCTGGTCAGAACTGCCTTAGGTATCAGGCAGGCCTAGCTGATGGGTGGAGCATCATTAGATACAGCTGTGGGGAACTGAGGCAGGGGCTGAAATCCTGTTCCAGGGTtccccagtgttatggattgaattgtgtcccccaaaaatgtgtgttgtaaatcctaacctctatgtctatggctataatcccatttgggacccggttgtctttgttacgttaatgagacaggattagcatAGGATATGAGTCTTTAATCAGTCTCTTTTcaggtataaaagagattaaacaagcaagctgggaagcagagatgggggaagagggatgccaagctgcatgaagatctcccaggaacagaagctcaaagagaggaggacctccctccagagcccccagagagagaaagccttcccttagagccaggaccctgaattcagacatctagcctcctaaactatgagaaaatgaacatctgttgttaaagacatccactcatggtatttctgttatagcagcactagataactaagacatccaggGGTCCCCCACATGGCGACCAGGGCCAGCTTTCTGAAACCCAGGTTGGATCCCATTATTCCCAGGGTAAAAAAGTTCAGGTTTCTTAACAAACTCACAGGGCTCATCACATGTCACAATCCTCCCTTCTTTTTCCACTGGCCTCCTGTTGATGAGCTCTGTGCCTCATTCCAGAGGGGTCTGATGGATCTTCTGCAggttgacaattaaaaaaaaaaccaaacccattgttatcgagtcaattccgactcatagcgaccctataggacaggggtgcactgcctcatagagtttccaaggagcacctggtggattcaaactgccaaccttttggttagcagcagtagctcttaaccgctacaccaccagggtttccacaggttgACAATAGATGTTCGAAATAGAAAGGTAATGATGGTGTGCTTTCTATGATCAATTCGTTGGTACAACATCAgattaaataaaatcaaacagGTTTCTTTTCTGTGGCATTTCTCAGAGCTTTTGAGATGCTAATAACTCATCAAGACAGCATATGATTGTATATTTCCCATATTTATTTGACCATACgaaaccctgatggcgcagtaagagctatggctgctaatcaaaaggtcggcagttcgaatccaccaggtgctccttggaaacccgacagggcggttctactctgtcttacagggtagctatgagttggaatcaactcagtggcaatgggttgttttttttttttttttgaccataaaccaaaaagcaaaccaaaccaggtgctgtagagtcagttccaactcccgACGACCCTCATGAATAGAACttcgctccacagggttttcaatggctgtgatccttcagaagtagatcatcaggcttctttctaagtagctgagcacttcaccatttgtgccacccgagGACTCTTATTTGGCcatagaacctttttttttttttgctgggagcaTCTCATGGAATggttttacagttaaggaaacAGGTATTATGCctgttttatagataaggaaacttgcccaaggtccacAGGCAGCcaacagaaccaggcaatgtggTTCCAGGGGCCTGTGCTGAATACTCTGTGGGGATGCCATTCCATCAAGTATAATTATTAGTCATGTTTTGGTATATCCTTCCCatctttatgtatatttttacaaagCGGGATATTCCTGGCATATTTTGTGTAATTTTTCACTTACAGATGTATCATGAATGCTTCCCTATATCCTGTATCTTTCACAACATGATTTTTAAATAGCTTTACTATAtctcctatggaaaccctggtg
This genomic interval carries:
- the ARPIN gene encoding arpin translates to MSRIYHDSALRNKAVQSARLPGAWDPAAHQGGNGVLLEGELVDVSRHSILDAHGRKERYYVLYVQPSRIHRRKFDPKGNEIEPNFSATRKVNTGFLMSSYKVEAKGNTDRLTTEALKGLVNKPELLALTESLTPDHTVAFWMPETEMEAMELELGAGVRLKTRGDGPFLDSLAKLEAGTVTKCNFAGDGKTGVSWTDNIMAQKSSEGAEVETREQGDGAEDEEWDD